The following is a genomic window from Chiloscyllium plagiosum isolate BGI_BamShark_2017 chromosome 51, ASM401019v2, whole genome shotgun sequence.
ctatcccttcaaacctttcttattcaagtacttatccaagtgtcttttaaacatatccacatccaccacatcctcaagaAATTTATgacacatgcgaaccaccctctgtccaAAACATTTGCGCCTcgcatctttttaaaatctgactcctctcaccttaaaattgtgcctcctggtcttgaaattcccccatccttgggaaaaagacAACTATTATTAACTCTATCTCTACCCtttgttattttataaacttctatatggtcacctctcaatgTCTGACATTCCAGTGAAAGACACTTGTAATAAGGTAGATTGAGCAATAGGGCCGGTTCACAGACAGTTTAAAACATGGTGATTACAAATTTACATTTCTTTGAGACTCAAAAATCTTGTCAGGAAGGTAGTTTAACCACGGTAATTGACAGAAATTAAAAGATTGCATTAGACGAAAGAAATAAAGTTGCCAAAATATTACGAAGACCGATGACTGGGAACATTTTCGACTTCAGCAGAATAGGgacgaagagtgtggtgctggaaacgcacagttggccaggcagcatccaaggagcaggagagttcaaCACTTCGAGCatacgttgactctcctgctcctcggatgctgcctgaccggccgtgTTTTtgtagcaccacactcttcgattttgatatccagcatttgcagtcctcactttctccttcagcaaaataggaccaagaaactgataaagaGGAAAATAGAACATTAAACTAGTGAAAAACACAAAATAGATGGCAAAAGATTTGGTAGGAAGGCAAACAAAGAACCACACAACacagctatttggcccattgagcctattCCATTTCTTTGACAGAGCTATTAATTTTGAACCAATTGATCAAGTAACAAATTTGACAACAGCCAGAAATTTTAATAAACAGGGTTCTTCATTGCTCACCTGGATAGAGGTCTGGAGTTGAGAAATAAGCTGCTTGTAGACACTATGTGTGAACTGTGGCTGAATTTTGTAAACAGGTTGAAAGCACTGAGCAAACCTCTCAAAGCTACATATGGAGGGAAGAAAAACAGGGTACCATGCCCTCAATTATTAAAACATATCCATCAAGCAACCGTCAGTgtgaaaatcaaaacaaatacaCAAAATAAAGTAATCAGATTCATTTCAAATTTAGAGGTGGAGTAAATTACCAGCAGTTGCTATTAGTTGACCACATATGCCAAAGGCCAATGAACAACCTAGTTTGCGGATATTGAGGCATTTAAAGAGCTCAAGCAGAACACACACTGCTTGCAGATAGGATTGATCTGACAGAGTATTCGGAGACAGAGCAGTAATCAAATCAGcagtgtcaaaatcctgcaactcccttccAAATCTGGACGTACAACAGATGGAGTGCATTGAttcacaccttctcaagggcagtaaatactgggTTGATCTTGCTTATGACAGTcatgcagtatggaagcagactcCTGGGTCCAACTTGTCTACCCAGTCCAGTTTCCTAAACAAAACTGGCCCCATTTGCCTGTgattggcccatatacctctaaacctttcctgtgcACATtccttccaaatgtcttttaaacgttatgacgtggaggagccggtgttggactggggtggacaaagttaaaaatcacacaacactaggttattgtccaacaggtttatttggaagcactagctttcatagcactgctccttcaccagtatgtggagcaggaccataaaacacagaatttcgagcaaaagattacagtgtcatgcaactgaaatgatattttgaacaaacctagattgctgttaagtctttcatcttttagaatgggttgcaggttttggtttattaatatgtaaatcccagtaCTGATGTTACAtgatttttcaaaacttttaaatgttgttactgtacctccatctaccacttcctcgagcagttcattctacatatgaaccaccttctgtgtgaaaaagttgcccatcatgtcccttttaaatctttgtcctgtcaccctgggaaagagaccaTGGCCATTTACCAAGccctttataaacctctataaggtcacctctcagcccctaacgctccagtgaaaaagttcccAGCTTATcccttaactcaaaccctccagtctcagcaacatcctggtaaatcttttgtgaactctctccaatttaataatgtccttcctaaggTAGGGTgtcaagaactgtacacaatattccagatgtggccttaccaatgtcctgtgcaacctcaacatgttGTCCCAACTCTCATGATCTGATCAATGAACGGGCAATCTAAACAGGTAGCCCCGATGTAAGGAGGTTCTCTCAAAGGGTACATTCCTAATGTAGGGGGAATTCCTTAAAAGGAGTAGACCCAGTACAAGGGGGATTCTTTAacggcacagcaggtcaggcagcatccagggaacaggagattcgacgtttcgggcacaggcccttcttcaggaattcctgaagaagggcctgtgcccgaaacgtcgaatctcctgttccctggatgctgcctgacctgctgtgctgttccagcaataaagtttcaactttgatctccagcatctgcagacctcactttctcctcggattCTTTAACGGGCCAATTCTAGTGTCAGCAGGCATTTCCCCATTGTAATGGGGATCCCACAATGGTGTAGTCTCTGTGTATGAACCCTTAAAAAAGGGAATCTCTGGGCAAGGGGTGATTCTTTAAAGTTAAAGATGTATTCCTTAAAGGGgcaggaccttatagaggtgtacccCTTGAGGGACAATCCAAACACAAGGGGCTTTTCATCAAAGGGTCAGGTATCCCTTAAAGGGGCAGTGCCAATGCAATACGGGCAGTTGTCCCTTAAAGGGGCAGTGCCAATGCAACACAGGCAGGTATCCCTTAAAGGGGCAGTGCCAATGCAACACAGGCAGGTCTCCCTTAAAGGGGCAGTGCCAATGCAACACGGATAGGTATCCCTTAAAGGGGCAGTGCCAGTGTAACACGGGCAGGTATCCTTTAAAGGGGCAGTGCCAGTGTAACACAGGCAGGTATCCCTTAAAGGGGCAGTGCCAATGCAACACGGATAGGTATCCCTTAAAGGGGCAGTGCCAATGTACACAGATAGGTATCCCTTAAAGGGGCAGTTCCAGTGTAACACGGGCAGGTATCCCTTAAAGGGGCAGTGCCAATGCAACACAGGCAGGTATCCCTTAAAGGGGCAGTGCCAGTGTAACACGGGCAGGTATCCTTTAAAGGGGCAGTGCCAATGCAACACAGGCAGGTATCCTTTAAAGGGGCAGTGCCAGTGTAACACGGATAGGTATCCCTTAAAGGGGCAGTGCCAGTGTAACACGGGCAGGGTTTCCCTTAAAGGGGCAGTTCCAGTGTAACACGGGCAGGTTTCCCTTAAAGGGGCAGTTCCAGTGTAACACGGGCAGGTTTCCCTTAAAGGGGCAGTGCCAGTGTAACACGGGCAGGGTTTCCCTTAAAGGGGCAGTCTGTTGACTGTTACCTGGCGGTTTCTAGAAGCTTCTCCACTGTGGTATCTATCGCCGCCTTGAACAGTCTCAGCCTTTTTGAGTCCGAGGCCGGAGTGTCCGCCCCCGATCCGGATGAAGTGTCCAGACCCGTGGACGGCGGGGTTACCTCTCCCCGCTCCCCCTCAGGCGGGGCGGCCTCCGAGCTCTCCCGCCCTCCCTCGGGGGTGACCGTTACTCCGCTCCCTCTCCTCTCGCCGCTCTCGAGCTCCATTCTTCCCGCCAAAGGCCCCACCCGCGCGCTTCAACCTGACTGGTCGACGGACGCTTTGCCAATTGGGCTAGAGGCTTGTCAGTCAGGCGCCGATCGCCCCACCCTCTCTGCACTGATTGGGCCACGCCGTGCACCCACCGTCGCCCCGCTTTCGCTCCCGGCGAATCAGGAAAACCGACACGTTAACTGCGCCCGGTTTGTTTCTGTGGACTCCTGTCATTGGCCAATCTTCTTGGAACCGCCTACCATCGGCTTTGATCGCGCGGACCACTCTAAATCCATGATTGGCCAGACTGAGGGTCACTCAATACAGAGACCCCACCCACTCCCCGTTTGAGCCTATCAAAGCTATGAGACTTGGTAGGCGGCCTTTCAGCCCATGCTGTTCCTCCTGGCTCCCTATTTCtgtcaaagttttaaaaaaaacacagaacacAATTTAAAGGGttcatttacaaggatgttgccagggttggaggatctgagctacagggagaggctgaagaggctggggctgttttcccgggagcggaggatgaggggtgaccttatagaggtttacaaaattatgaggggcatggataggataaataggcaaagtcttttccctggggtcgggaagtccagaacaagacggcataggtttagggtgagaggggaaagatataaaagagacccgagggacaactatttcacacagagggtggtaggtgtatggaatgagctgccagaggatgcggtggaggctggtacaatcgcaacatttaagaggcatttggatgggtatatgaataggaagggtttggagggacacgggccgggtgctggcaggtgggactagattgggttgggatatctggacgggttggaccgaagggtctgtttcaatgcagtacatctctatgactctatccttcCTAATGCAGTGTCCAAAACCAAACACAAATCTTCCCGCAGAGGTCTAACTACTGGTTCTGTATAAGATCATCATAACGTCCCTACTACTGTACTCTTATTTATGAAACCTAGAATTGGTATGCTCTGCAAACAGCTGTCTATTTGTTCTAACGTCCTTAACGACAAGTATTTATACACCCAACTCCCTCAGCTCCGACACACCCTTCAGATTCATGTATTTTATGTGATAATAAttcaaagaactgcagaggcttaaaatctaaaacaaaagcaaagtgctggagaagcccatgttgtggagaaaaagcagaattaacactCTGAAGGAGGATTACTACACTCAAAGTATAGTTTCTGTCTTCAGaagttgccagatctgctgagtatctccTGCAATCTCCCTTTACTTTATAGTTTTTCCCTGTTCCTTGTGATGGGCATCACCTCAGCATTCTTCACACTGAACTTCGTCTTTCATCGATCCATTCTCTCTACTAACAtaccaatgtccttttgaatttCTACATTGTCCTCCTCAACAATTCTCCAAAGTGTTGTGCTATCcgcaactttgaaattgtcccctgcacacagGATCACTTGTGTGTATCAGAAAATGCAAGGATCCCAATATTGAACtttaggcagcatggtggctcagttgtcagggacctgggtttgatttcatcctcggatgactgtgtgaagtttacacattctccctgtgtctgcaagagTTTGCTGGGTTATAGAGTAgaggggtgggatactctttggagggtcagtgtggacccaatgggctgaatggcctgttcccacactgtagggattctatgataccatTACAAACCTTTCAGCTCTAAAAATAACCACTCACCCAAAGTCTGTATCCTATCTCGTAgccatgttgctactgtccctaCAATTCCATGACCTATAACTTTCCTTACCAGTCTTTTCAgtagctgaaaatgcgttgctggaaaagcgcagcaggtcaggcagcatccagggaacaggagaatcgacgtttcgggcataagcgaaacgtcgattctcctgttccctggatgctgcctgacctgctgcgcttttccagcaacacattttcagctctgatctccagcatctgcagacctcactttctcctgtcttttcAGTAGCACTCTATCAAACACCTTTCAAAGACCATGTACACCACACcaacagcaccaccctcatcGAGCCTTGCTGTTCTGTTCAAAAAACTCCAAGTTAATTAGACAATTTCCCCCAAACAAATCTGCGCTGACACTTGCGAATCACTCCACGTTTTCCATGTGACTCTTAATCTATGCAGAACAATGTTCTTGAAATTTCCACACCACTGCTGTTAAATCATCTGGAACTGCGAGAGCACTTCTGCAACTATGTTTGTGTGAGGATGAAATGTTTGCTGTTCTCTAATCTTTTGGATTagccccaatccagggaaaattgAAAGATTATCATCAACACCTCTGCAGTTTCCACTCTCATGACCTTTAGTATCTTTAGATACATTTCGCTTGGTTCCCAAGTCTCATCACCTTCAAGTGTTGCACTGATAGAAAGTATTGGATATACTAATTAAATTACATACCATTCTAATGATTTGAgtttctttctctgtcactgTAGTTTGTGCAGCATCTGTTTCGTGGGTAGAGATAGATgccaagtattcatttaacacctcagtCATGTCTCTCACCTCAGAGTGTAAATACTGATTTCAATCCCAATTAATCCTCAGCTGCNNNNNNNNNNNNNNNNNNNNNNNNNNNNNNNNNNNNNNNNNNNNNNNNNNNNNNNNNNNNNNNNNNNNNNNNNNNNNNNNNNNNNNNNNNNNNNNNNNNNNNNNNNNNNNNNNNNNNNNNNNNNNNNNNNNNNNNNNNNNNNNNNNNNNNNNNNNNNNNNNNNNNNNNNNNNNNNNNNNNNNNNNNNNNNNNNNNNNNNNNNNNNNNNNNNNNNNNNNNNNNNNNNNNNNNNNNNNNNNNNNNNNNNNNNNNNNNNNNNNNNNNNNNNNNNNNNNNNNNNNNNNNNNNNNNNNNNNNNNNNNNNNNNNNNNNNNNNNNNNNNNNNNNNNNNNNNNNNNNNNNNNNNNNNNNNNNNNNNNNNNNNNNNNNNNNNNNNNNNNNNNNNNNNNNNNNNNNNNNNNNNNNNNNNNNNNNNNNNNNNNNNNNNNNNNNNNNNNNNNNNNNNNNNNNNNNNNNNNNNNNNNNNNNNNNNNNNNNNNNNNNNNNNNNNNNNNNNNNNNCGACACGTGTCCATCCTGCTGACACACTGTGATCCTCAGCTTCATTCCTGGGTCCTGGGTACGCAGTCAGTGCTGAGAAGACGGCGGTGGCTGTAGTCAGTACCAACAGAGATGGGGGTCAATATTGATGGGGGTAGATGTGGTCAGTCAATATTGATGGGGTGGATCTTCAGGAAAGGGTCAGTGTTGACCCTGGAGGAGGGGAGGTGGTCAGTCAATGTTGACAGGAAAGGGGCAGTATTATCTGGGGGTGCTGGTGTCCGGGAGACAGTCAGTATTACTGGAAAGTGTCTCCTCAGGTAGACCAGCCTACAGTCAGCTCAATTGCACAATGGTACCTACCTAAATGCCTTGTACAGCGGTCTGTACCAACACACAAAGGAGCAGGGTGTGAACAGAAGCAGCCAGAGGATAGAAAGGCCAAAGTGTGTTCCAGCTTCAACATGAACGGTGAACCAGGCTAGACTGCCCAGGAGATTGAGGAAGAGAACAACCGAGCTTACTGTGAACAAAGACAAACACCAGTTAAACCTTACAGTGACAGTAAGCAGCAGTCACTACACTGGCTCTCCATCTGAACACTGGCAGGATGATCTGTTAGTGTCCCTGGCCCCATTGAAGGAGCCCAGAGCAGCAGTGACAATACTGTACTCAGAGGGGATGATGTGCACATAGTCAATGCTGGTCAATTCTTCACTCAGAGCAGTAAGGacatggaataccctgcctgcaacggtagtagacttgccaactttaagggcatttaaatggccattggacagacacatggatgataatagaatagtgtaggttcgatgggcttcagatcgattccacaggtcggcgcaacatcgacaGCCAAAGGGCGTGTACTGCGCTGGATGGTTCTATGTTCTCTGGTCTTTGTACAGTACTCACACATCCACAGGTAATACATCACGCTGACAGTCTTCTGGAAGTCCCGGGGAATGTCTGCCTTGATGTCGTGGTAGAAGCATGGCTTCACTGGGCAGaaggaaggcagtggaggccaattATTCAGGGATACTGCAAGCAAAACATGAATGTAAGACCACCATGACAGGCTGATTGAACTGCAAACATGTTACCGAGAGCTACAGGTCACCCTTTTAATGGATAAAATTACCATGACATCTTTGTTCCAAACActccaaggacagggacagggcagATTCAGTGACAGAGTGAGGTTCCTCTTGCTCGgggctgaccctccaacagcagcacagcactacctcagcactgactgggGTGCTGTGCATGCCCGTACAAGGATGGCAAGGTgtttctgtggttagcactgacagtgccagggacacttgggtctgcgtggagtttgcacatattccCGTGTGGCTGTGTggatttccactgggtgctccagtttcctcccacagtccaaagatgtgcaggacaggtgaattgccCTGCGTGACCAGtcgagggggtgggtctgggtgagatgctcttcggaggagcctcaatctgcactgtaaggatccTATGACTATGCCTAGTGAGTTATAACTGGGACAGAGGGGAATGCCGGACACTCAGACTCACTGCTGGATGAGATGGCTGTGTTCTGGAGCTCTCTCTCCTTTCGGTCTAACTCGGCCGCTTTCTTCTCCAGCTCTTCCTGCTGCCTCAGCAGATCAGCTGTTAACATCGTCGTGGGCTTCTGAAAATCAACACAGCAGCTTTAACATCGGAGAATGGCCCGATGACAATGCAATCCAGATGTTGAATAAGACTGTCTGAGGACTTCAAGGAGGACAGAGGGATTTCAGGAGAAACTGGTGAAAGGGGGAACCTCAAGGAAATCTCAACCTGCAACGGTGTTCCCGGTCAGCCATCTCTCAGCTGGCAGGATACTGCATTCTATCTGGTCGAGGGTTGATTCCTGTTGAATGGAGCCAAGACTCATTCAATCAAGGATCTGGTGCTCTCCTTCTGCCAATGTGTGAGAGATATAGAGATGAGGGGTCCCACAGCTGTAGAGCACTGGCCTGAACCACATTACCCAGTAATACACCAGTGAGTATGAGAGACCAGACTGGCTGTGACAGTGATGCTAATGTTAGCTGACTGGACACAGCACAGGCAAGTAGAAAGCAGGGGAAAACACACTGGCAAATTACAGCTCCCACACAGACCGAGTTCACCAAGCATCTGGCACAGAGCAACAGGGGCTGCAGAGAGCCGGGAGAGGgagggtatgtgtgtgtttcatCGTGTGTGCCTGTATGGTCTGTGTATGTGCATGCCTGTGTGGGAGGCAGCTCTGTAGGAGTCTGTGTACTTGTGCATCTTACCGTATATATCTGTGATGtagaggtgccgatgttggaatGGGTTGGACACAGcgaaaaatcacaacaccaggttatagtccaacaggtttatttggaagtgctactCCATCAGCGAGCTACCAGAGAAGGTTGGACTacacagaacaacctcgattatccaaatgagatgggcgggcacaatttagtttggataattgattactcagttaatcaattaaatgcctttcctccgGGGctctgagattttttaaaaaaaaagaccgcTCCCCATTCAGCAGCACACCggccccaaccccgtccaaccaTGCctgccccctccacacacacacacacacacacacctttttactgcaacattttgacagattccacctctgccctgtacaggacaatgttggagagattatctggggaaagggGGGGGGTTTGGGATACACCCCTCCgtagaactccaggaaaagtgtggggagagagagagcacgggTGGTccatcatttggagatggtgcctgtttaatcattgtaaacaaaagatccaaccactgttggaaacacgtctttgatgcaATGtctatcgggaccttgcgatctccttcggataatctgatattcggataattggtaatcgaggttcctctgtacggTAACcgggtgttgcatgatttttcacGATGTAGAGTTGTGTGCACGTGCACCAGTGTTTGAGTTGGTGTCCGTGTGTGGGGGACGGAGTTGGGAAGGGATTGAGAACACACCTGGGTTCCATATGAACGATGTTCTGTTGGACTCCGGGGATTCTGGCACACAGCCGGTTGCTCTGTTGGCTGAGGTGGGGGCAGCGGAGTGGTCTTGATGGGAGCAAACTGAAAGACAGAAACAAGTCCATCAGCTGACCATGACCCTGTCACCATTTCCTACAGGCAGACTGAACGGGCTCCATTCCCatccacgcaccggccccgtttcccccctcccccacagcgtatccacgcaccggccccgtttcccccctcccccacagcgtatccacgcaccggccccgtttcccccctcccccacagcgtatccacgcaccggccccgtttcccccctcccccacagcgtatccacgcaccggccccgtttcccccctcccccacagcgtatccacgcaccggccccgtttcccccctcccccacagcgtatccacgcaccggccccgtttcccccctcccccacagcgtatccacgcaccggccccgtttcccccctcccccacagcgtatccacgcaccggccccgtttcccccctcccccacagcgtatccacgcaccggccccgtttcccccctcccccacagcgtatccacgcaccggccccgtttcccccctcccccacagcgtatccacgcaccggccccgtttcccccctcccccacagcgtatccacgcaccggccccgtttcccccctcccccacagcgtatccacgcaccggccccgtttcccccctcccccacagcgtatccacgcaccggccccgtttcccccctcccccacagcgtatccacgcaccggccccgtttcccccctcccccacagcgtatccacgcaccggccccgtttcccccctcccccacagcgtatccacgcaccggccccgtttcccccctcccccacagcgtatccacgcaccggccccgtttcccccctcccccacagcgtatccacgcaccggccccgtttcccccctcccccacagcgtatccacgcaccggccccgtttcccccctcccccacagcgtatccacgcaccggccccgtttcccccctcccccacagcgtatccacgcaccggccccgtttcccccctcccccacagcgtatccacgcaccggccccgtttcccccctcccccacagcgtatccacgcaccggccccgtttcccccctcccccacagcgtatccacgcaccggccccgtttcccccctcccccacagcgtatccacgcaccggccccgtttcccccctcccccacagcgtatccacgcaccggccccgtttcccccctcccccacagcgtatccacgcaccggccccgtttcccccctcccccacagcgtatccacgcaccggccccgtttcccccctcccccacagcgtatccacgcaccggccccgtttcccccctcccccacagcgtatccacgcaccggccccgtttcccccctcccccacagcgtatccacgcaccggccccgtttcccccctcccccacagcgtatccacgcaccggccccgtttcccccctcccccacagcgtatccacgcaccggccccgtttcccccctcccccacagcgtatccacgcaccggccccgtttcccccctcccccacagcgtatccacgcaccggccccgtttcccccctcccccacagcgtatccacgcaccggccccgtttcccccctcccccacagcgtatccacgcaccggccccgtttcccccctcccccacagcgtatccacgcaccggccccgtttcccccctcccccacagcgtatccacgcaccggccccgtttcccccctccccc
Proteins encoded in this region:
- the si:dkey-6i22.5 gene encoding polyamine-modulated factor 1 is translated as MELESGERRGSGVTVTPEGGRESSEAAPPEGERGEVTPPSTGLDTSSGSGADTPASDSKRLRLFKAAIDTTVEKLLETASFERFAQCFQPVYKIQPQFTHSVYKQLISQLQTSIQEEVSQISEDGLFERALPKLDQLERESEARTDPAWRPTGSPAVDLRTHLVPYLLQQRDYLRLKLKRAKEENAALAQSVLEGRSRVESLVRVRDEQCQRWQQCTELCRQFQLDEH
- the LOC122544781 gene encoding secretory carrier-associated membrane protein 3-like, which codes for MSWQQAARNSGPGGTDSNPFEDPAVLEHSTEHREPALNQLYNPFDGSREFAPIKTTPLPPPQPTEQPAVCQNPRSPTEHRSYGTQKPTTMLTADLLRQQEELEKKAAELDRKERELQNTAISSSISLNNWPPLPSFCPVKPCFYHDIKADIPRDFQKTVSVMYYLWMLSSVVLFLNLLGSLAWFTVHVEAGTHFGLSILWLLLFTPCSFVCWYRPLYKAFR